ATGTGGCGCACTATCACAACAGGGGCATCGACAGCACCTCGCCGTGTGCCAGCAACGGCTCTGCCATCATGGAAAGCAAGATGGTCGGCGTGACCGATGCGGGCGGCATGCTCACGCTCAGCGGCTCGGTGGCCGACAGCGCCCTGATGGACGCGACTTACCTGAACGTGCATACCGCCTCTGACACGGCAGGCACCCCAGCCGATCCCGGGGTGGCATGTACGCCGGTCATGGTGAAACGATAGGGGTGAAGCGAGACAGCTAGCAGCCAGAGTGCCACATAGGCACAGACACCCACTGACAAGCGCTGTCGGTGGGTGTCTGTGTCTATGTGTTCCTGTACGCTACTCGGCATGAGTCTCAGAATTCTCGGCGGCACTGCACAGGGCAGAAGTTTCTCGGTGCCAGACAGTGCGCGGCCCAGCGGCGTGCGGGTACGCAAGAGCCTGTTCGATCTGCTGGCGGTGCGCCGCCCTGAAGGCAGCTTTCTCGACCTGCACGGCGGCAGCGGCGCAATCAGCCTGGAGGCGGCCAGCCGGGGCTATACCGTCACGGTGGTCGAGCGCGATCCGGCAGCCGTCCGAACCCTGACCGCCAACGCCCGCGCCCTGGGTCTGCGGGCCAACGTGCTTCAGGGAGACTCGGGAGCGCTGCTGCCCAAGCTGCCGCCACACGATCTGGTGTTTTCCGATCCGCCGTATACCCAGGACATCGCGGCGTTTACGGTGCGCGTGCTGGCGTCGCGGGTGGTTGCGCCGGGCGGCCTGCTGATCGCTCAGCACCCCAGACAGCTGCGGCTGCCGGAAGCGGAAGGCTACACCCTGGAGCGGCGCGAATACGGCAGCAATGCCCTGAGCCTGTATACCCGGACGGACTGAAGGCCGCGCTTGCTACACTCGCTGCACATGAATGCTGTGTTTCCCGGAAGCTTCGACCCGATCACCAACGGGCATATGGACGTGCTGGCGCGAGCTGCCAAGATTTTCGACCATGTGACCGTGACGGTGATGCACAACGCCCGCAAACAGGGCAGACACCTGTTCACCCTGGAAGAACGGCTCGATATTCTGCGGGCGGCCAC
The nucleotide sequence above comes from Deinococcus ruber. Encoded proteins:
- a CDS encoding superoxide dismutase encodes the protein MKKLLLLSVGAFALAACAPMMGMDMYTFSPQPSAPSGIVPVGTASIGESAGMTSTVIKLSGLAANTPYVAHYHNRGIDSTSPCASNGSAIMESKMVGVTDAGGMLTLSGSVADSALMDATYLNVHTASDTAGTPADPGVACTPVMVKR
- a CDS encoding RsmD family RNA methyltransferase, which gives rise to MSLRILGGTAQGRSFSVPDSARPSGVRVRKSLFDLLAVRRPEGSFLDLHGGSGAISLEAASRGYTVTVVERDPAAVRTLTANARALGLRANVLQGDSGALLPKLPPHDLVFSDPPYTQDIAAFTVRVLASRVVAPGGLLIAQHPRQLRLPEAEGYTLERREYGSNALSLYTRTD